From one Chloroflexi bacterium ADurb.Bin180 genomic stretch:
- a CDS encoding Tetratricopeptide repeat protein, producing MRPTTLLFWLVVLVLPWVWLFRRQPGARLAGSGPGKPAGRSEPSSTAGPEEDTSAGVEKEPLSKEVSHQLLEAQLLAFGDQEDEALSLIDRLLIRVAQEETDATDLELEVRMRRGGVLRQLKRYDEALAEYRLCQSKGHLAWDKSRRYEAAFAEGELLISLGQQQAGVRLLLSTLESNPPAQAPFQVRVLQKVAETYYASGDHNRGLQLAEQGAALAEKGRLPMAKASLLRLAARCQMALGRSEEALATLQRTLDVYRLTNSAAGQVDVKREIGRLYQATGQWPRAASWLRACLEDVEAVEDLRGQARLCYDIACLSIDQGALVEGGMFLQRSLSLFRQVDDRDGIDEAGRTMMGLTVLIHRVATADQMTFRDIERGVKSSGSDKE from the coding sequence GGGCGCGCCTGGCCGGTTCAGGTCCGGGAAAACCCGCCGGGCGCAGCGAGCCGTCGAGCACGGCTGGACCAGAGGAGGACACGAGTGCTGGGGTGGAGAAGGAGCCCCTCTCGAAGGAGGTCTCTCACCAGCTCCTTGAGGCACAACTGTTGGCATTTGGAGACCAGGAAGACGAGGCGCTGAGCCTCATCGACCGGCTCCTGATCAGGGTGGCGCAGGAGGAGACCGATGCCACCGACCTGGAGCTCGAAGTGCGCATGCGCCGCGGCGGGGTGCTGCGCCAGCTCAAGCGCTATGATGAGGCTCTGGCTGAATATCGTCTCTGCCAGAGCAAAGGGCACCTGGCCTGGGACAAAAGCCGGCGTTATGAGGCAGCGTTCGCCGAGGGAGAACTGCTGATCAGCCTGGGACAGCAGCAAGCCGGTGTCCGGCTGCTGCTGTCCACTCTCGAGTCCAATCCTCCGGCACAGGCTCCGTTTCAGGTGCGGGTCCTGCAGAAGGTAGCCGAGACCTACTATGCCTCGGGAGACCACAACCGGGGGCTGCAGTTGGCCGAACAGGGGGCCGCACTGGCCGAGAAGGGGCGCTTGCCTATGGCCAAGGCCAGCTTGTTGCGCCTTGCCGCCCGTTGCCAGATGGCTCTCGGCCGGTCCGAGGAGGCGCTGGCCACGCTCCAGCGAACGCTCGACGTCTATCGGCTGACCAACAGTGCTGCTGGTCAGGTTGATGTCAAGCGCGAAATCGGGCGGCTCTATCAGGCTACCGGCCAGTGGCCCAGGGCCGCTTCCTGGTTGCGGGCTTGCCTCGAAGATGTGGAGGCGGTCGAAGACCTGCGTGGTCAGGCGCGCCTCTGTTACGACATTGCCTGTCTCAGCATTGACCAGGGCGCGCTGGTGGAGGGCGGTATGTTCCTGCAGCGCAGTCTGTCGCTGTTTCGGCAGGTCGATGACCGCGACGGCATTGACGAGGCCGGGCGAACCATGATGGGCCTCACTGTGCTCATTCACCGCGTGGCAACAGCCGACCAGATGACCTTCCGCGACATTGAACGAGGCGTCAAGTCGTCCGGCTCGGACAAGGAGTAG